In Kryptolebias marmoratus isolate JLee-2015 linkage group LG20, ASM164957v2, whole genome shotgun sequence, a genomic segment contains:
- the LOC108232928 gene encoding kinesin-1 heavy chain isoform X2, whose translation MADPAECTIKVMCRFRPLNSSEVTRGDRYIPKFQGEDTVIIGGKPYMFDRVFQSSTSQEQVYNACAQKIVKDVLEGYNGTIFAYGQTSSGKTHTMEGNLHDTDSMGIIPRIVQDIFNYIYAMDENLEFHIKVSYFEIYLDKIRDLLDVSKTNLSVHEDKNRVPYVKGCTERFVCSPDEVMDTIDEGKSNRHVAVTNMNEHSSRSHSIFQINVKQENTQTEQKLSGKLYLVDLAGSEKVSKTGAEGAVLDEAKNINKSLSSLGNVISALAEGSAYIPYRDSKMTRILQDSLGGNCRTTIVICCSPSSFNEAETKSTLMFGQRAKTIKNTVTVNIELTAEQWKQKYEREKEKNKTLRNTINWLENELNRWRNGESVPVEEQFDKEKANAEVLALDNILNDKPAPTPNVPGVRLTDVEKDKCEAELAKLYKQMDDKDDEINQQSQLVEKLKQQMLDQEELLASSRRDHENLQVELNRLQAENEASKEEVKEVLQALEELAVNYDQKSQEVEDKTKEFESISEELSQKSSILSSLDSELQKLKEMSNHQKKRVTEMMSSLLKDLAEIGIAVGSNDIKQEGGSGLIDEEFTVARLYISKLKSEVKTMVKRCKQLESIQSESNKKMDENEKELAACQLRISQHEAKIKSLTEYLQNVEQKKRQLEENVDSLNEELVKLSAQEKVHAMEKENEIQTANEVKEAVEKQIHSHREAHQKQISSLRDELDNKEKLITELQDLNQKIMLEQERLRVEHEKLKSTDQEKSRKLHELTVMQDRREQARQDLKGLEETVAKELQTLHNLRKLFVQDLATRVKKSAEMDSDDTGGSAAQKQKISFLENNLEQLTKVHKQLVRDNADLRCELPKLEKRLRATAERVKALESALKEAKENAARDRKRYQQEVDRIKEAVRAKNMARRGHSAQIAKPIRPGQQPVASPTHPNINRSGGGFYQNSQTVSIRGGGSKPDKI comes from the exons TTATTGGG gGTAAACCGTACATGTTTGACAGAGTCTTTCAGTCGAGCACTTCACAAGAACAGGTCTACAACGCTTGTGCCCAAAAGATTGTCAAAG ATGTTCTCGAGGGCTACAATGGAACAATTTTTGCTTATGGGCAGACGTCATCTGGCAAAACACACACCATGGAG GGGAATCTCCATGACACAGATTCAATGGGCATCATCCCCAGGATAGTGCAAGATATATTCAACTACATCTATGCCATGGATGAAAACCTGGAGTTTCATATCAAA GTGTCATATTTTGAAATCTACTTAGACAAAATCCGAGATCTGTTGGATG TGTCTAAGACCAATTTATCAGtgcatgaagacaaaaacagagtacCCTATGTCAAG ggCTGCACTGAGAGGTTTGTCTGCAGCCCAGATGAAGTCATGGACACGATCGATGAGGGCAAATCTAACAGACATGTAGCGGTCACAA ACATGAACGAGCACAGCTCCAGGAGTCACAGCATCTTCCAGATCAACGTTAAACAGGAGAACACTCAGACGGAGCAGAAGCTCAGCGGAAAACTCTACCTGGTGGATCTCGCTGGTAGTGAAAAG GTCAGTAAAACTGGCGCAGAAGGAGCCGTGCTGGATGAAGCCAAGAACATCAACAAGTCTCTGTCATCTCTGGGAAACGTCATCTCTGCGCTGGCTGAAGGATCG GCCTACATCCCCTACAGAGACAGCAAGATGACCCGTATCCTTCAGGACTCACTGGGTGGAAACTGTCGAACAACCATTGTTATCTGCTGCTCGCCTTCCTCCTTCAATGAGGCCGAAACCAAATCCACCCTGATGTTTGGACAAAG AGCAAAGACCATCAAGAACACGGTGACGGTGAATATCGAGCTGACGGCGGAGCAGTGGAAGCAGAAGTACgagagggagaaggagaagaatAAGACTCTGAGGAACACCATCAACTGGCTGGAGAATGAGCTCAATCGCTGGAGAAATG GCGAGAGTGTGCCGGTGGAGGAGCAGTTTGACAAGGAGAAAGCCAACGCCGAGGTGTTGGCGCTGGACAACATCCTCAATGACAAGCCGGCCCCGACGCCCAACGTCCCCGGCGTTCGGCTGACGGACGTGGAGAAGGACAAGTGTGAGGCTGAGCTGGCCAAGCTTTACAAACAGATGGATGATAAG gatgaTGAAATCAACCAGCAGAGCCAGCTGGTGGAGAAGCTGAAGCAGCAGATGCTCGACCAGGAGGAG CTCCTAGCTTCCTCCCGGCGGGATCACGAGAACCTTCAGGTTGAGCTGAACCGCCTTCAGGCAGAGAACGAGGCCTCCaaagaggaggtgaaggaggtgcTGCAggccctggaggagctggccgtCAACTACGACCAGAAGAGCCAGGAGGTGGAGGATAAGACCAAGGAGTTTGAGTCCATCAGTGAAGAGCTTAGCCAAAAATCG tccatcTTATCGTCTCTGGACTCTGAGCTCCAGAAGTTGAAGGAAATGTCCAACCACCAGAAGAAGAGGGTGACTGAGATGATGTCGTCGCTGCTGAAAGACTTGGCTGAGATTGGCATCGCAGTGGGCAGCAATGATATTAAG CAGGAGGGCGGCAGCGGCCTGATAGACGAGGAGTTCACGGTGGCTCGTCTCTACATCAGTAAGTTGAAGTCGGAGGTGAAGACGATGGTCAAACGCTGCAAGCAGCTGGAGAGCATCCAGTCGGAGAGCAACAAGAAGATGGACGAGAACGAGAAAGAGCTGGCCGCCTGCCAGCTCCGCATCTCTCAG CATGAGGCTAAAATCAAGTCCCTGACTGAGTACCTCCAGAACgtggagcagaagaagaggcagctggaggagaacGTGGACTCCCTCAACGAGGAGCTCGTAAAGCTGAGTGCTCAGG AGAAAGTTCATGCTATGGAGAAAGAAAACGAGATCCAAACTGCCAACGAAGTCAAG GAAGCGGTGGAGAAGCAGATCCACTCCCATCGTGAAGCTCATCAGAAGCAGATCAGCAGCCTGAGAGACGAGTTGGACAACAAGGAGAAGCTCatcactgagctgcagga TTTGAACCAGAAGATCATGCTGGAGCAGGAGAGGCTAAGAGTGGAGCACGAGAAACTGAAATCCACCGACCAGGAGAAGAGCCGCAAGCTGCACGAGCTCAC gGTGATGCAGGACAGAAGGGAGCAGGCCAGACAGGACCTGAAGGGGCTGGAGGAGACAGTG GCCAAGGAGCTACAAACTCTACACAACCTGAGGAAACTCTTCGTTCAGGATTTGGCCACCAGAgtgaaaaag AGTGCAGAGATGGATTCGGACGACACGGGAGGCAGCGcggcacagaaacagaaaatctcctTTCTTGAGAACAATCTTGAGCAGCTCACCAAGGTTCACAAACAG CTGGTTCGTGATAATGCAGACCTTCGCTGTGAGCTTCCAAAACTGGAAAAGCGCCTTCGTGCTACGGCTGAGCGGGTCAAGGCGCTGGAATCTGCACTGAAGGAGGCCAAGGAGAATGCCGCCCGCGACCGCAAGCGCTACCAGCAGGAGGTGGACCGCATCAAGGAGGCCGTCAGGGCCAAGAACATGGCCAGGAGGGGCCACTCGGCTCAGATCG CCAAACCCATCCGGCCCGGACAGCAGCCTGTGGCGTCCCCCACCCACCCCAACATCAACCGCAGCGGCGGCGGTTTCTACCAGAACAGCCAGACGGTGTCGATCCGGGGAGGGGGCAGCAAGCCGGACAAGAT CTGA
- the LOC108232928 gene encoding kinesin-1 heavy chain isoform X1, with amino-acid sequence MADPAECTIKVMCRFRPLNSSEVTRGDRYIPKFQGEDTVIIGGKPYMFDRVFQSSTSQEQVYNACAQKIVKDVLEGYNGTIFAYGQTSSGKTHTMEGNLHDTDSMGIIPRIVQDIFNYIYAMDENLEFHIKVSYFEIYLDKIRDLLDVSKTNLSVHEDKNRVPYVKGCTERFVCSPDEVMDTIDEGKSNRHVAVTNMNEHSSRSHSIFQINVKQENTQTEQKLSGKLYLVDLAGSEKVSKTGAEGAVLDEAKNINKSLSSLGNVISALAEGSAYIPYRDSKMTRILQDSLGGNCRTTIVICCSPSSFNEAETKSTLMFGQRAKTIKNTVTVNIELTAEQWKQKYEREKEKNKTLRNTINWLENELNRWRNGESVPVEEQFDKEKANAEVLALDNILNDKPAPTPNVPGVRLTDVEKDKCEAELAKLYKQMDDKDDEINQQSQLVEKLKQQMLDQEELLASSRRDHENLQVELNRLQAENEASKEEVKEVLQALEELAVNYDQKSQEVEDKTKEFESISEELSQKSSILSSLDSELQKLKEMSNHQKKRVTEMMSSLLKDLAEIGIAVGSNDIKQQEGGSGLIDEEFTVARLYISKLKSEVKTMVKRCKQLESIQSESNKKMDENEKELAACQLRISQHEAKIKSLTEYLQNVEQKKRQLEENVDSLNEELVKLSAQEKVHAMEKENEIQTANEVKEAVEKQIHSHREAHQKQISSLRDELDNKEKLITELQDLNQKIMLEQERLRVEHEKLKSTDQEKSRKLHELTVMQDRREQARQDLKGLEETVAKELQTLHNLRKLFVQDLATRVKKSAEMDSDDTGGSAAQKQKISFLENNLEQLTKVHKQLVRDNADLRCELPKLEKRLRATAERVKALESALKEAKENAARDRKRYQQEVDRIKEAVRAKNMARRGHSAQIAKPIRPGQQPVASPTHPNINRSGGGFYQNSQTVSIRGGGSKPDKI; translated from the exons TTATTGGG gGTAAACCGTACATGTTTGACAGAGTCTTTCAGTCGAGCACTTCACAAGAACAGGTCTACAACGCTTGTGCCCAAAAGATTGTCAAAG ATGTTCTCGAGGGCTACAATGGAACAATTTTTGCTTATGGGCAGACGTCATCTGGCAAAACACACACCATGGAG GGGAATCTCCATGACACAGATTCAATGGGCATCATCCCCAGGATAGTGCAAGATATATTCAACTACATCTATGCCATGGATGAAAACCTGGAGTTTCATATCAAA GTGTCATATTTTGAAATCTACTTAGACAAAATCCGAGATCTGTTGGATG TGTCTAAGACCAATTTATCAGtgcatgaagacaaaaacagagtacCCTATGTCAAG ggCTGCACTGAGAGGTTTGTCTGCAGCCCAGATGAAGTCATGGACACGATCGATGAGGGCAAATCTAACAGACATGTAGCGGTCACAA ACATGAACGAGCACAGCTCCAGGAGTCACAGCATCTTCCAGATCAACGTTAAACAGGAGAACACTCAGACGGAGCAGAAGCTCAGCGGAAAACTCTACCTGGTGGATCTCGCTGGTAGTGAAAAG GTCAGTAAAACTGGCGCAGAAGGAGCCGTGCTGGATGAAGCCAAGAACATCAACAAGTCTCTGTCATCTCTGGGAAACGTCATCTCTGCGCTGGCTGAAGGATCG GCCTACATCCCCTACAGAGACAGCAAGATGACCCGTATCCTTCAGGACTCACTGGGTGGAAACTGTCGAACAACCATTGTTATCTGCTGCTCGCCTTCCTCCTTCAATGAGGCCGAAACCAAATCCACCCTGATGTTTGGACAAAG AGCAAAGACCATCAAGAACACGGTGACGGTGAATATCGAGCTGACGGCGGAGCAGTGGAAGCAGAAGTACgagagggagaaggagaagaatAAGACTCTGAGGAACACCATCAACTGGCTGGAGAATGAGCTCAATCGCTGGAGAAATG GCGAGAGTGTGCCGGTGGAGGAGCAGTTTGACAAGGAGAAAGCCAACGCCGAGGTGTTGGCGCTGGACAACATCCTCAATGACAAGCCGGCCCCGACGCCCAACGTCCCCGGCGTTCGGCTGACGGACGTGGAGAAGGACAAGTGTGAGGCTGAGCTGGCCAAGCTTTACAAACAGATGGATGATAAG gatgaTGAAATCAACCAGCAGAGCCAGCTGGTGGAGAAGCTGAAGCAGCAGATGCTCGACCAGGAGGAG CTCCTAGCTTCCTCCCGGCGGGATCACGAGAACCTTCAGGTTGAGCTGAACCGCCTTCAGGCAGAGAACGAGGCCTCCaaagaggaggtgaaggaggtgcTGCAggccctggaggagctggccgtCAACTACGACCAGAAGAGCCAGGAGGTGGAGGATAAGACCAAGGAGTTTGAGTCCATCAGTGAAGAGCTTAGCCAAAAATCG tccatcTTATCGTCTCTGGACTCTGAGCTCCAGAAGTTGAAGGAAATGTCCAACCACCAGAAGAAGAGGGTGACTGAGATGATGTCGTCGCTGCTGAAAGACTTGGCTGAGATTGGCATCGCAGTGGGCAGCAATGATATTAAG CAGCAGGAGGGCGGCAGCGGCCTGATAGACGAGGAGTTCACGGTGGCTCGTCTCTACATCAGTAAGTTGAAGTCGGAGGTGAAGACGATGGTCAAACGCTGCAAGCAGCTGGAGAGCATCCAGTCGGAGAGCAACAAGAAGATGGACGAGAACGAGAAAGAGCTGGCCGCCTGCCAGCTCCGCATCTCTCAG CATGAGGCTAAAATCAAGTCCCTGACTGAGTACCTCCAGAACgtggagcagaagaagaggcagctggaggagaacGTGGACTCCCTCAACGAGGAGCTCGTAAAGCTGAGTGCTCAGG AGAAAGTTCATGCTATGGAGAAAGAAAACGAGATCCAAACTGCCAACGAAGTCAAG GAAGCGGTGGAGAAGCAGATCCACTCCCATCGTGAAGCTCATCAGAAGCAGATCAGCAGCCTGAGAGACGAGTTGGACAACAAGGAGAAGCTCatcactgagctgcagga TTTGAACCAGAAGATCATGCTGGAGCAGGAGAGGCTAAGAGTGGAGCACGAGAAACTGAAATCCACCGACCAGGAGAAGAGCCGCAAGCTGCACGAGCTCAC gGTGATGCAGGACAGAAGGGAGCAGGCCAGACAGGACCTGAAGGGGCTGGAGGAGACAGTG GCCAAGGAGCTACAAACTCTACACAACCTGAGGAAACTCTTCGTTCAGGATTTGGCCACCAGAgtgaaaaag AGTGCAGAGATGGATTCGGACGACACGGGAGGCAGCGcggcacagaaacagaaaatctcctTTCTTGAGAACAATCTTGAGCAGCTCACCAAGGTTCACAAACAG CTGGTTCGTGATAATGCAGACCTTCGCTGTGAGCTTCCAAAACTGGAAAAGCGCCTTCGTGCTACGGCTGAGCGGGTCAAGGCGCTGGAATCTGCACTGAAGGAGGCCAAGGAGAATGCCGCCCGCGACCGCAAGCGCTACCAGCAGGAGGTGGACCGCATCAAGGAGGCCGTCAGGGCCAAGAACATGGCCAGGAGGGGCCACTCGGCTCAGATCG CCAAACCCATCCGGCCCGGACAGCAGCCTGTGGCGTCCCCCACCCACCCCAACATCAACCGCAGCGGCGGCGGTTTCTACCAGAACAGCCAGACGGTGTCGATCCGGGGAGGGGGCAGCAAGCCGGACAAGAT CTGA